In one window of Miscanthus floridulus cultivar M001 chromosome 12, ASM1932011v1, whole genome shotgun sequence DNA:
- the LOC136495875 gene encoding subtilisin-like protease 4, translating to MRSRCSIMDIIAGLDATVKDGVDVLSFSIGAYSGMQFNYDSIAIAAFKAMERGIFVSCAAGNAGPDPGTIDNGTPWMLTVAVSTMDHAIRTNVKLGNDEEFHGESLFQPRNNSAADPLPLVYPDAKGFDASCDCSVLRGAEVAGVRAGA from the coding sequence ATGCGCAGCCGCTGCTCCATCATGGACATCATCGCCGGGCTGGACGCCACCGTTAAGGACGGCGTCGACGTGCTGTCCTTCTCCATCGGTGCCTACTCGGGCATGCAGTTCAACTACGACTCCATCGCCATCGCCGCGTTCAAGGCCATGGAGCGCGGCATCTTCGTCAGCTGCGCCGCGGGCAACGCGGGGCCGGACCCCGGCACAATCGACAACGGCACACCGTGGATGCTCACCGTCGCCGTGAGCACCATGGACCACGCGATACGAACCAATGTGAAGCTCGGCAACGACGAGGAGTTCCATGGAGAGTCCCTGTTCCAGCCCAGGAACAACTCCGCCGCAGACCCACTCCCACTGGTGTACCCTGACGCGAAGGGCTTCGACGCTAGCTGCGACTGTAGCGTGCTGCGCGGCGCCGAGGTGGCCGGCGTGAGAGCAGGGGCCTGA
- the LOC136497412 gene encoding probable WRKY transcription factor 2: MEGHVAMEWKDPNPGPESLMSFQTRAVRPDTIAGHSNEDVKAGFEKHGLSVAISSPQEEGRSLPLTPQFGQKTSPGSSLAERMQARTGFKVPKLNMPFSTAAGADNSVPGAPSPYLTIPPGLSPATLLESPVFVSNAMGQPSPTTGKLFMLGGTNDNDPIRFGGPPVGDGPDAFSFKPLDLKSSHYTAEAMKEQNTQSSVKTETKTQPVQEANLLGQLNQQNHNVQTNMNRGGPHDSKLSRLASGAGAGNEHVSPPDYGQTAEEGDARANYPAMAATAPADDGYSWRKYGQKQVKHSEYPRSYFKCTHPNCQVKKKVERSLEGHITEIIYKGAHNHPKPTPSRRPGVQQPVHPFGDTGVQADAGDNNLGSQQANAAEVNHQPWRAGVQDGMDAATSSPSVPGELCDSSASMQVEYAPRGFGSPEGADVTSAATDEVDGDDRVTLGSMSQGGADVEGDELESKRRKLESYAIDLSTASRAVREPRVVIQTTSEVDILDDGYRWRKYGQKVVKGNPNPRSYYKCTHPGCTVRKHVERASHDLKSVITTYEGKHNHEVPAARNNGGHQSTVAAAAATGAGGGPRRPEHPSSVHDCLMMRHLGGCGVPFGLPPPSRDPLAPMGNYPTYPFTALGGGGPTSLPRLPMPAGNLGAVEGLKLPVLATSSPLHQQHPLLRHRQAMQAAALVAAPMADVKVEGNVAGGVTAAPSSVYQQMMRSGLRLGHQM, encoded by the exons ATGGAAGGCCATGTAGCAATGGAGTGGAAGGATCCTAATCCAGGCCCAGAATCCTTGATGAGCTTCCAAACCAGAGCTGTTCGACCAGACACCATAGCGGGGCACAGCAACGAGGACGTTAAAGCCGGATTTGAGAAGCATGGCTTGTCAGTCGCCATAAGCTCGCCTCAGGAGGAAGGTCGGTCACTGCCACTGACCCCACAGTTTGGCCAGAAGACCAGTCCTGGCAGCAGCCTCGCCGAGAGGATGCAGGCAAGAACTGGATTCAAGGTGCCGAAGCTCAACATGCCTTTCAGCACAGCAGCTGGAGCTGATAATTCAGTACCAGGAGCTCCATCGCCCTACCTCACAATCCCGCCAGGCTTGAGCCCAGCAACGCTGCTGGAGTCACCAGTCTTCGTTTCTAATGCCATG GGCCAACCCTCGCCAACCACAGGGAAGCTATTCATGCTTGGTGGCACAAATGACAATGATCCTATTAGATTTGGAGGTCCTCCAGTTGGAGATGGCCCTGATGCTTTTTCTTTCAAGCCCTTAGATCTGAAATCCTCACACTACACTGCTGAAGCAATGAAG GAACAAAATACTCAGTCTTCTGTAAAGACTGAAACTAAGACTCAGCCAGTACAAGAGGCTAATTTGCTGGGCCAACTGAACCAGCAGAATCACAATGTGCAGACCAATATGAATAGAGGCGGTCCTCATGACTCCAAGCTCAGCCGTCTTGCATCTGGCGCCGGTGCAGGCAACGAACACGTATCACCCCCGGATTACGGCCAGACAGCTGAAGAAGGTGACGCGAGGGCAAACTACCCGGCAATGGCCGCAACAGCGCCAGCAGACGACGGGTACAGCTGGAGGAAGTACGGGCAGAAGCAGGTGAAGCACAGCGAGTACCCGCGCAGCTACTTCAAGTGCACGCATCCCAACTGCCAggtgaagaagaaggtggagcgcTCGCTCGAGGGGCACATCACGGAGATCATCTACAAGGGCGCGCACAACCACCCGAAGCCCACGCCGAGCCGCAGGCCAGGCGTCCAGCAGCCCGTGCACCCGTTTGGCGACACCGGTGTGCAGGCGGACGCGGGTGACAACAACCTGGGGTCACAGCAGGCAAACGCAGCGGAAGTCAACCACCAGCCGTGGCGTGCGGGTGTTCAGGATGGCATGGACGCCGCGACGTCGTCGCCCTCAGTTCCCGGTGAGCTCTGTGACTCATCGGCGTCGATGCAGGTCGAGTACGCACCCCGCGGGTTTGGGTCCCCGGAGGGCGCGGATGTGACGTCTGCTGCGACTGACGAGGTGGACGGGGACGACAGGGTGACTCTTGGCAGCATGTCTCAGGGCGGTGCCGATGTGGAGGGCGACGAACTGGAATCTAAACGAAG GAAGCTGGAGTCATATGCCATTGATCTGAGCACTGCGTCGAGAGCTGTTCGCGAGCCTCGCGTGGTGATCCAGACGACGAGCGAGGTGGACATCCTCGATGACGGCTACCGCTGGCGCAAGTACGGGCAGAAGGTCGTCAAGGGCAACCCGAATCCAAG GAGCTACTACAAGTGCACGCACCCGGGGTGCACGGTGCGGAAGCACGTGGAACGCGCGTCGCACGACCTCAAGTCCGTGATCACCACGTACGAGGGCAAGCACAACCACGAGGTCCCCGCCGCAAGGAACAACGGCGGCCACCAGAGcaccgtggcggcggcggcggctacaggCGCGGGTGGCGGTCCGCGCAGGCCGGAGCACCCGTCGTCGGTGCACGACTGCCTGATGATGAGGCACCTGGGCGGCTGCGGCGTGCCGTTCGGCCTGCCGCCGCCTAGCAGGGACCCGCTGGCGCCGATGGGCAACTACCCGACGTACCCCTTCACtgccctcggcggcggcggccccacGTCGCTGCCGAGACTGCCGATGCCTGCGGGGAACCTCGGCGCAGTGGAGGGGCTGAAGCTCCCGGTGCTGGCAACGTCGTCGCCCCTGCACCAGCAGCACCCGCTGCTGAGGCACCGGCAGGCGATGCAGGCCGCCGCCCTCGTCGCGGCGCCCATGGCAGACGTGAAGGTCGAGGGCAACGTCGCCGGCGGCGTTACCGCTGCCCCGTCGTCGGTGTACCAGCAGATGATGCGCAGCGGGCTGCGGCTGGGCCACCAGATGTAG
- the LOC136495876 gene encoding uncharacterized protein yields the protein MGAPVPMTAETAVSAAGASASAEAITTEAGAPESAEAVIVEARAPEVTTAVVTVARPSVQEAEMSAAEASAVPLAQGPLLLRESARETEVYLISSDDTSRAREVVGAEEADVVEQPAPLLDEGSSALVRLGSEASRVAEASRVEAQRLKEKAEACQAKTRRRELKAKESEAEIIRAAKASSAV from the exons ATGGGGGCCCCGGTGCccatgaccgccgagaccgcagtgtccGCGGCCGGCGcttctgcgtctgccgaggccataacgacggaggccggagcccctgagagCGCCGAGGCCGTGATTgtagaggccagagcccccgaggtcaccacggCCGTCGTGACGGTAGCGAGGCCatctgtgcaggaggcggagatgtcagcggcggaggcctcggccgtgcccttggctcagggcccgctgttgttgcgggagagtgcccgggagacggaggtctatctgatctcctccgatgatacttcccgggcacgGGAGGTGGTCGGCGCCGAGGAGGCCGATgtcgtggagcagccggcgccgctcttagacgagggaagctcggccctcgtgcgg ctggggagtgaagcttccagggtggccgaggcctctcgagtcgaggcccagcggttgaaggagaaagccgaggcctgtcaggccaAGACCCGACGtagggagctgaaggccaagg agtcagaggcggagatcattcgggctgccaaggcttccagcgcggtgtag